TCGAGCGCCGCATTGCCGGCGCGCTCGCCGATGCCGTTGATGGTGCATTCGATCTGGCGCGCCCCGCCATGCAGTCCGGCGAGTGAATTGGCGACCGCGAGGCCCAGATCGTTATGGCAATGGACGGAGAACACCGCCTTCCCGGCATTGGGCACCCGCGCCCGGACTTCCTCGAACATCTTCTGATATTCGTCGGGCGTCGCATAGCCCACCGTATCCGGCAGATTGATCGTCGTGGCGCCGGCCTTGATCGCGGTCTCGACACAGCGGCAGAGATAGTCGATGGGCGTGCGCGTCGCATCCATCGCCGACCATTCGACATTGTCGACGAGATTGCGGGCTCTCGTTACAGTCGCCGAGATGATGTCCAGCACCTCTTCCTGGCTCTTCTTCATCTGATGCGCGAGATGGATCGGCGACGTCGACACGAAGGTGTGGATGCGCGGGCGGCGGGCATGCTTCACCGCTTCGCCGCAGCGGTCGATATCCTTGTTGATGGCCCGCGCCAGACCGGCGATCACCGCATTCTTGGTGCGCTTGGAGATGGCGGTCACAGCCTCGAAATCGCCTTCGGAGGCGATCGGGAAGCCCGCCTCGATGATGTCGACGCCCATCTCGTCGAGGAGCTCGGCGACCTCCAGCTTCTCGTCATGGGTCATGGTGGCGCCGGGCGATTGTTCGCCGTCGCGCAAGGTGGTGTCGAAAATGACGACTTGGTCGGAATTCATGGGACTTGTCCTGTCATGGCGCCGGAATTATCCGGCCTGCGGCCTTAAGATCTAGTTTGGAAATCGACATCCCCTGAAGACCCGCCCGTGACAGGGCTGCCGGAATTCAGGGGCATCTAAGGAGGAGGCCAAGACCGGCCAATCCGGCGCGAAGGCAGCCGGTCGGGGCAAGGGTCTGGGTCGATGCATAAGCCATGTCGGGCCCGTAGATAGCGCAAGCGCAACTCCTCCGCAACCCGGGAATAGCCGTTCCCCTCCCAGCGTAGCGACTATGGGAGAGTAGCCCGGATTGGCCGGGCAAAGGAGGATCCCATGAAAAAAGCCCTGATTTTTGCTTCATTCCTGGCCTTCGCGACACCGGCTTTCGCCAACCAGTGCCCCACCCTCATGAACAAAATCGACGAGGCCATGAAGACGGCCCAGCTCGATGACGCCCAGAAGGCGCAGGTGATGGACCTCTATAACAAGGGCAAGGCCGCCCATGAGGCGGGCGACCATGCGACCTCCGAAGCGGACCTCAACGCGGCGCTGAAGATTCTCGGCCAGTAAGCCGGCACCGATATCCGAGCGCGGGCCCGGGCCGCCTTTTGCCCGGGCCTTTTGTTTTAGAACTGGACGGTGCAAAGTTCCGTCACAGTTCTCCGCCAATCTCATCGCATAACAATCGATCAGGGGATCGCTCGCCATGAAGCTGTTTCTTCTCGCCCTTGCTTTGCTGGCGGCCACCTCGGTGCCGGCTTTTTCCAAGCCCTGCGATGACGAGGTCAAAAAGGTCGAGACGGCGCTGTCCTCCGCGCAGATATCGAGCGACGAGCGCGACCAGATCAAGGATATGGCGAAACAGGCGGCACAGCTTTGCGCCGCCGGCAATGATCAGGAAAGCATCGACATCTCGGCCGAGGCCAAGGCGATGCTGAACATCGACTGAGACTTGCGCGTTCACCAGTCAAACGCGTTTCCACGAAGGAACGCCGTCGCGGGCGCGGCACGCATTGCCCTTGTAGATGTGGGCTTAGTTGGTGAATATCAGGATCGTCGGCTCGTGGCCGAGAGAAAGGGAAACTCAGTATTTCAGAGAAATTCCCTGCTTCGGTGGCGATCGGAGCGCTAAACCCTTGATATCTCTGCGCTCAGATTATTATTTTGCGAAAATTCCCTGCAAATCCCTGCAAATCGCTGTATCTCCCCCGGGTCGTCAGAGGGTGATGACGCCCGCCGAGACGCGCACTGCCTGCCCGCCGACCCGCACCTGGGTCAGATCGCCGGCTTTCACATCTGCTTCCAGCACGAGGTCGCTCGGGCGCTTCATCTCGTAGCCCTGCTCGATGACGAAACGATGCGTGCCGTCCTTGAGCTTGTCGGCGATTAGGATCTGCCGGGCGAGAAGCGCCGTGGCGGAGCCGGTCGCCGGATCTTCCGGAATGCCGCCTCCCGGCGCGAACATGCGCGAGCGGAAGGAAGCGTCCTTGCCATCCCCGCCCCTGGTATAGACATAGGCCGCATCGACGAAGGCCTCGGGCGCGTTGCAGGCTTTCATCAAGGCGCTCCAGGCCGGCTCGCAGGGCCGCGCTCTGACGACCGCGTCGCGCGTCGGCACCGGCACGAAGAAGAAGGTCGGGCCGCCCTTGAGGAGAATGGGCGCATGGCTCTCGAAGCCGATCTCCTCAGGCGCGAGACCGAGCGCCGCCGCGATGATTTTCTTGTCCGGGCCGTCGCCGACTTTGATCGGCACCACCGGCGCCTTGAACATGCCATGCGGCACGTCGCCGATGCGGGTGACCTTGACCGGCACCAGTCCCGCCTCCTCTTCGAGCCTGATCTCGGTCTCGAAGGAGCAGCCGGGCTTGTTTTTCATCTCGGCGAGGAGAATGGCGCAGCCCAGCGTCGGATGGCCGGCGAAGGGCATTTCGCCGCCAGGGAAAAAGATGCGCACGCGCGCCGTATTGCCGGGATCGCGGGGCTTCATCACGAAGATTGTCTCCGAGAGATTGAACTCGCGGGTGATCGTCTGCATTTGCTCCGTCGTCAGATGATCGGCATCGTGAACGACCGCCAGCGGATTGCCGCCGAAGCGCCGGTTGGTGAAGACATCGAGCGTGTTGAATTTGAGGTCCATGGCGCGAATTGGTAAGCCGTGTTTTTCGACGCCGCAAGAAGAGTATTGTACCCGGACAAATCGGCGCGTGAGCAGGAACGCGCCGGACTAAAATCTTACGCTGGCGCGAGTCGCCGATAGCGCCATATGTGAACGGACGCGACGGCGGCAACGAGGATGGCGCCGGCGATCTGCCACCGCGTGTCCGGCACCATCAGCGCGATGCCGCCGGCAACCGCCCCCAGGCGCTCCATCACATGCGCCGGGCCTGAGATCCAGCCCGCCGCGCCGATGGAGAAACCGGCCAGCGCCAGTGCCGACGTCAGCGTGATCATGACGATCTGCGTGACGCTTCCCGACAGCAGCAGGCCCATGCCATCGGGCGACAGACAGAACATCACCGGCACCACGAATGCCGGCAGCGTGTATTTCCAGGCCTGCATCATGGTGCGGAAGGGCGAGCCGCCGCAGATGGCGGAGGCGGCGAAGGGCGCCAGCGCGGTGGGTGGAGAGACATCCGCCAGCACCGCATAATAGAACATGAACATATGCGCCGCCGGCGCCGGCACATCGAGCGACACGAGCCCCGGCACCAGGATGACGGCCGCGATGATATAGGAGGCGGTGACCGGAATTGCCGTGCCCAGGATCCACATGGCGAAGGCCGCGAGCAGGATGGTGACCGCCAGGCTGCCGCCGCCCAGTTCGACGATCTGCCCCGACAGCTTCAGCCCGAGGCCGGTGAGATTGATGATCGAAACGATGATGCCGGCGGTGGCGCAGGTGGCGGCGATACCGACACAGCCCTTGCCGCCCTCGACCAAAGCCGCGATCAGTCTCTCGGTCGCCGCGTCCGGCGCTCTGCCTTGCCGCTTTTCCCAGTAGTAGAGCGCGATGCTGACGATGCCGCCCGCAATGAGGCCGAGGAAGGCCGCGACCGACAGGCGCATGCCCGCGAGATAGAGAAAAAGCGCCAGCACAGCGGCGGCGGCGGCGCCGGGCATTGTGAGGAGGCGCTGTTCGGAGCGGATCAGGCTCAGGATCACCGCGACGACGATCGACCAGAACACCGCCATGAAGGCGCTCAGGCCATAGATGAGCAGCACGGCGATCGCCGCGAGCGAGAGGAAGTGATAGCCCTGGCTCGAGGTGAGCCGCCACAGCGACTGATCGCTGGTCTTCACCGGCTTGACATTGAGCCGTCGCGCATCGGCCTCCACCATCAGCCAGCAGCAGAGATAGTAGAGCACCGTCGGGATGGTCGCCATCACCAGTACATCGAGATAGCTGATGTCGAGATATTCGGCGATGATGAAGGCGGCCGCGCCCAGCGTCGGCGGCGACAGCGTGGCGCCGATGCCGGCGGCGGCGGTGAGCCCGCCGGCGGTCGCCGGATTGTAGCCCGAGCGCTTCAGCATCGGCCAGGACAGTGAGGCGAGCGTCACCGTCGTCGCCACGCCCGAGCCGGAGACGGTGCCGAGCAGGAAGCCGGACGCCACGACCGCGCGCCCGGGAGCCGCCGGCGCCGGCTTCTTGCCGAACAGCGCGAAGGCCCAGTCGATGAAGAACCGGCCCGCCCCACCACGGTCGAGCACCGCGCCATAGAGCGAGAAGATGATGATGAAGGTCGCCGCCACGTCGGTCGGCGTCGAGAACAGGCCTTCGAGAGTCAGATAGTTCTGCCCGACGATGCGCGAAATCGAGAAGCCGCGGTGATTGAAGGGCTCGGGCATGTAACGCCCGAAATAGGCATAGACGAGGAAGCCGATGGCGATCAGCGGCAAGGCCCAGCCGGTGGCGCGCCGCGTCGCTTCGAGCACCAGCAGCATAAGGATGCCGCCCAGCCAGACCTCGATCTCGAGCGGCGACGTGGCGCGCATCTTCGTCGCCTCGAGATGCGTGACGAGATAGGTGATCGAGGCAAAGGTGAGCGCGATCAGGAGCCAGTCGACGATCCGGATATGGCGTCCCTCGCCTTTCGGGAACAGCGGATAGATGAGGAACGCCGCGGCGAGTACGATGCCGACGAAGGTGGCGCGGTAGATCGAGGTGTTGATCGCGAATTGCGTCCAGTAGAGCGCATAGAGCGAGAGCCCGGCACACAGGCCGGCGGCAAGCCAGGACTGCCAGCCGGACAAACGACGCGTCCGTCCCGACTCGCTGTCGAGCGCAAGCTGATCGAGCTTGTCCTGGTCGACGTCGGCCTCAGGCACCCGTCGCGCCTCAGCCGGCCGTCACACCTCGGCTCTTGTAGAATTCGACCGCCGCCGGATGATAGGGGACAGCCGTCTTGGGCGCCGCCGTCTCGAGCTTCAGGCGCTTGGCCACCGGATGGATCTCGGCCACATCGGCAAGATTGTCGAAAATTGCGGCCAGGATCTCCTTGACCATCCCGCCATCGAGCGCTTCCGGCACCAGCAGCACATTGTCGACGCCGAGCACCGGAAGGTCTTCGGCAAGTCCTTCATAGACGCCCTTCTTGAGCGTCGAGGACAGATAGACGCCTGGATATTTCTCGTTGAGCTGGCCGGCATGGTCGCCGGTGTTGATGAAGGTCACATCCGCCGCATTGGTCGAGACGAGGTCCTTGACGGCCGGCGTCGGCACGCCGCCGATCCAGAAGAAAACGTCGATCTTGCCGTCTTTCAGCGCATTGACCGACTCCGCCACGCCGAGATTGTCGCGCGTGACGTCCTTCATAGGATCGAGCCCCGCCGCCGCCATCACGCGATCGGCGATGGATTCGGTCGAGGAACCGGACGACCCCACGGAGGCGCGCTTGCCTTTGATGTCGGCGACGGTCTTGATGCCGCTCGCCTTCGAAGCGACAGTGTGGAACACGCTCGGATAGAGCACCGCAAGCGTCGCAATCTTCTGCGGACCGACATCCTGATAGGCGTCCTGCCCCTTGAAGCCGTCGAATGCGGAATCGACGGTCGCAAAGCCGATTTCCGCATCGCCCTTGGCGAGGAGCTTCACATTGTCCACCGAGCCGCCCGTCACTTCGGCCGTGGCCTGCGTTTCCGGCAGCTTCTCCGAAAGCAGCTTGGCGAGGCCGCCGCCATAGGGATAGAACACGCCGCCCGTGCCGCCCGTGCCGATGACGATGTAGCGTGTCGCCGCGCGGCCCTCGACGCTGCCCAGCAACGGCACCATAGCGGCGCCGCCCATCAGGGCAAACAGGTCGCGGCGTGAAAATCGATTCATGGTGGTTCCTCCCGCTGATGTGATTATCTCTGAGAGTGTTCTCCCAGGGCTCGCCGGTCAAGCGCAATCCTACTTTCGCAGGGCACTCGCCTCATTTTCGCGGGTGATCAAATATTGTGCAATTGCAACAGCATAACCCGGCATCGTTGAATCGATTTGTGAGGATGAGCTGATGATCTCGATGTCGCTCAGCTCGTCGTCGTGGCCGTTGCGGAGATAGTGCCTCACCGTCTCGGCCAGCGCTTGCGCGGAACTTCCGAAACGGAAGACCTGCGCCACCGACAGACGGGGCCCGTCGAACACGGCGAGAAGCTCGCCCCTTTCGGCATCGGCAGCCTTGAGGCCGGTTTCCTCGTCGAGTTCCCGGACGAGCGATCCCAACACATCGACACGGCCGTCGGCGCCGACATCCTTCATCTCGAGCGAGCCACCGGGCGGATAGATCTTTCCGCGATTGAGCGTGTGTCCGGCCATGCGGCCATAGAGCAAGGCGCCATCGGCAGACTGAACGATCGCCGAGCCAAAGCAGTTGTTGACCGTCTTGTCGGGCCATCCCCAGTCGCGCCAGGCGATGAAGCTCGCATAGTCGGTCTTGAGGAAGCGGGCGGCAAGCGTCTTGTCGACGATCTTCGCTTCGGCGCAGATCAGCACGTCGCCGTTCCATATGCGGGGATTGGCATCGGCAAGCTTGCGCCAATGCTCGGTGATGCGATCCTTCTCGGCTTCGGCGAAGGACCATGATCCGGACTGAAGGTGAAGATCGAGCGCTGTGATCGGGATAGGCGTGAGTGACATGCGGCCAGTCTTCGCATAGCCCCTCCACTGGCGCAATTGGCTCACGATTGGTACACAGATGCCCCCGCATCGGCAGGACCCACATGACCCGCGATCCCCGCTACGACATCCTCTTCGAGCCCATTCGCATCGGCCCCGTCACGGCGCGCAACCGCTTCTATCAGGTGCCGCATTGTAACGGCATGGGCTATCGCGATGCCTCGGCGCTTGCCGCCATGCGCGGCATGAAAGCCGAAGGCGGCTGGGCCGTGGTTTGTACCGAGATGGTGGAGGTCCATCCGATGAGCGATGTGGCCCCCTATGTCGAGCTGCGCAATTGGGACGATCAGGACATCCCTACCCTCGCCCGCATTGCAGAGAAGATCCACGAGCACCAGTCCCTCGCCGGCCTGGAGTTGTGCCATTCGGGATACACGGCCGCCAATCTCTATTCGCGCGAGGCGCCCATGGCGCCGATGGCGATGAACACCTCGACCTATCATTTCGATCCCGTCCATGCGCGCGCCATGGACAAGCAGGACATCAAGGACCTGCGCCGCATCCATCGCGCCGCAGCCTTGCGCGGCAAGAAGGCCGGCTACGATCTCATCTATGTCTATGCCGGCCATGGCCTCGGAATCTTCCAGCAATTCCTCTCCCGCGCCACCAATGATCGCGTCGATGAATATGGCGGCTCGCTCGCCAACCGCGCCCGCCTGCTGCGCGAAGTGATCGAGGACACCAAGGAGGCCGTCGGCGACAGCTGCGCGGTACCAGTCCGCATCGCCATGAGCGAGTTCCTGGGAAGCGATGGTCTCGAGCCTCAGGAGGTCGAGGACGCCATCGCCATGATGGCCGAGCTTCCCGATCTCTGGGACCTGTCGCTCTCGGCGTGGCCCAAGGATTCGCAGACCTCGCGCTTCTCCGAGGAAGGTTTTCAGGAGCCCTATATCAAAGGGGTCAAGAAGCTCACCACAAAGCCGGTCGTCGGTGTGGGCCGCTATACCTCGCCCGACGCAATGGTGCGTGTCATCCGCCAGGGCATCATGGACATGATCGGGGCAGCGAGACCCTCGATCGCCGATCCCTATCTGCCGAAGAAGATCGAGGAAGGCCGTGTCGACGACATCCGCGAATGCATCGGCTGCAATATCTGCGTCACCGGCGACTACACCAAGACGCCTCTGCGCTGCACCCAGAACCCGTCCATGGGCGAGGAATGGCGAAAGGGCTGGCATCCCGAGCGTATCCGCGCCAAAGCGAGCGAAGCGCGGGTGCTCGTGATCGGAGCCGGTCCTGCGGGTCTCGAGGCGGGACGCGCCCTCGGCCAGCGCGGCTATCACGTGACCATCGCCGACAGGGCCCACGAGGCCGGCGGCCGCGTGGCGCGCGAATGCCGGTTGCCGGGCCTTGCCGCCTGGGGCCGCGTGCGCGACTGGCGCCTCCTGCAGATCGGCAAGATGGCCAATGTCGATCTCTACCTGGACAGCGACCTCAATCCCGACACGGCGCTCGAATTCGGCGCCGATTTTATCGTCTGCGCCACCGGCGCCCTGTGGCGGCGCGACGGCGCCGGCCATCACCAGCATCTGCCGGTCGCCGTCGATGGTGCTGCGGATGTCCTGACCCCGGACGATCTTTTGTCCGGCCGGCGCCCGAAAGCCAGGGAAGCGATCGTTTTCGATGACGACCACTATTACATGGCCAGCGTTCTCGCCGAACTGCTCGTGAAGGAGGGCATCAAGGTGACCTATGTCACCCCGGCCTCCATCGCCGCCGCCTACACCGTCAACACCATGGAGCAGAAACTCATTCAGCGCCGCCTGCTCGAGTTGGGCGTCACGATCATCGCCGGCGAGGCCTTATCAGAGGTCACAGGGCAAGGCCTCATCACCTCCTGCATCTATACCGGCAAGGAGCGCCGGCACACGGCGGGATCGGTTGTCCTTGTCACCTCGCGCAAGGCCGATGACGCGCTCTACCGTGAGCTGAAGGAGCGCGGCGCTCACGCGACGGCGATCGGCGATGCCTGGGTGCCGGCGGCGATTGCTCATGCCGTCTATGCCGGGCGGCGCTTCGCCGAAGAGTTCGACGGCAAGCCGCGCGACATATTGGAAACGCCCTTCCGGCGCGAAATGATCGCGCTCTCGGTGCCCTAGCTCGCGAACAGGCGCGTCTTCTCGATGAGGGTGTCGGCCGCTATGGCCCAGGCACCGAACTGATCCTCACGTCGAATGCCCTCGATCGTGGGAACTCTTTGTGTGCGCGCCGAGGAGAAATTCCACGTATGTCCGCCCGGATTGATCTCGAAGCAGTACAGGCGCCCGCCTTTGGCTTCCCGCCTTATATCGACAGCCTGAAAGGGAACTTGCGGTATGGCGCGATAGCAGGCGCTCGCGAAGGCGAGAATGTCCTTGTCGTGACAGAACGTGACGTCTCTGCCGCCCCCGGCGGATGCGTTGGAGACGACGCCTTCGGTCGTTCTCGTGACGTCGCCGTCCGGCCGCCTGAGCCTGATCATTGACTTGCGCCGCAAGGCATAGAGCACGCTGCCGAAAATCGTCACGACCCGGTAATCCTCGGCATATTCGCCGCTGTCGATGAACTGCTGAACGATCATGTTCGATGCCGTCCGCCCTTGCAGGGTCATCATGGCGGGCGACACATGCTTGTATTGGTCGGTCCTGGCGAGCTCTATGCCCTGCCCCTTCGTGGCATATCCAAACCGGATGGGCTTGACGATGACATATGGCCCCCAGTCATATTCGGAGAGCCGCAGATTGGGGCGTGAATAGACCCAGCGCGGCACGCGCACGCCGCCCTTGGCCAGGAGACGGAGCTGCTCGTCCTTACCGATGCTTTGACCGCAGAAGACGCGTCCGCGCGGCGCCTTGAAGTGCTGCAGCACGGACGGGCAGAATGTCATGAGCGGATGCGCTGTAAGATTGGCTCGCGGTCGGACCAAGGGAGCATCGGGATAGATGAAGACCTTGATGTCGTCGCATCTCGCTCTGATTTCCTCGGCGATTGTCGTGTAGTCGCCAACGGAAAACAGCTCAGGATTATGAACAAGCGTCAGGTGCTTGAGCATCACGGCCCTGACATGCCGAACCGCCACGACACGACAGCGCGCAATGTATCGCGGGAAAAATCCACTTTTCCCGACGCGTTGTTATCCGGATCGACGCCTCCCCATTCAGGGTCGAACGGCGCGCCGTTCCATTTGATAGAAT
This genomic stretch from Nordella sp. HKS 07 harbors:
- a CDS encoding NAD(P)-binding protein; this encodes MTRDPRYDILFEPIRIGPVTARNRFYQVPHCNGMGYRDASALAAMRGMKAEGGWAVVCTEMVEVHPMSDVAPYVELRNWDDQDIPTLARIAEKIHEHQSLAGLELCHSGYTAANLYSREAPMAPMAMNTSTYHFDPVHARAMDKQDIKDLRRIHRAAALRGKKAGYDLIYVYAGHGLGIFQQFLSRATNDRVDEYGGSLANRARLLREVIEDTKEAVGDSCAVPVRIAMSEFLGSDGLEPQEVEDAIAMMAELPDLWDLSLSAWPKDSQTSRFSEEGFQEPYIKGVKKLTTKPVVGVGRYTSPDAMVRVIRQGIMDMIGAARPSIADPYLPKKIEEGRVDDIRECIGCNICVTGDYTKTPLRCTQNPSMGEEWRKGWHPERIRAKASEARVLVIGAGPAGLEAGRALGQRGYHVTIADRAHEAGGRVARECRLPGLAAWGRVRDWRLLQIGKMANVDLYLDSDLNPDTALEFGADFIVCATGALWRRDGAGHHQHLPVAVDGAADVLTPDDLLSGRRPKAREAIVFDDDHYYMASVLAELLVKEGIKVTYVTPASIAAAYTVNTMEQKLIQRRLLELGVTIIAGEALSEVTGQGLITSCIYTGKERRHTAGSVVLVTSRKADDALYRELKERGAHATAIGDAWVPAAIAHAVYAGRRFAEEFDGKPRDILETPFRREMIALSVP
- a CDS encoding RimK family alpha-L-glutamate ligase gives rise to the protein MLKHLTLVHNPELFSVGDYTTIAEEIRARCDDIKVFIYPDAPLVRPRANLTAHPLMTFCPSVLQHFKAPRGRVFCGQSIGKDEQLRLLAKGGVRVPRWVYSRPNLRLSEYDWGPYVIVKPIRFGYATKGQGIELARTDQYKHVSPAMMTLQGRTASNMIVQQFIDSGEYAEDYRVVTIFGSVLYALRRKSMIRLRRPDGDVTRTTEGVVSNASAGGGRDVTFCHDKDILAFASACYRAIPQVPFQAVDIRREAKGGRLYCFEINPGGHTWNFSSARTQRVPTIEGIRREDQFGAWAIAADTLIEKTRLFAS
- a CDS encoding TRAP transporter fused permease subunit, which gives rise to MPEADVDQDKLDQLALDSESGRTRRLSGWQSWLAAGLCAGLSLYALYWTQFAINTSIYRATFVGIVLAAAFLIYPLFPKGEGRHIRIVDWLLIALTFASITYLVTHLEATKMRATSPLEIEVWLGGILMLLVLEATRRATGWALPLIAIGFLVYAYFGRYMPEPFNHRGFSISRIVGQNYLTLEGLFSTPTDVAATFIIIFSLYGAVLDRGGAGRFFIDWAFALFGKKPAPAAPGRAVVASGFLLGTVSGSGVATTVTLASLSWPMLKRSGYNPATAGGLTAAAGIGATLSPPTLGAAAFIIAEYLDISYLDVLVMATIPTVLYYLCCWLMVEADARRLNVKPVKTSDQSLWRLTSSQGYHFLSLAAIAVLLIYGLSAFMAVFWSIVVAVILSLIRSEQRLLTMPGAAAAAVLALFLYLAGMRLSVAAFLGLIAGGIVSIALYYWEKRQGRAPDAATERLIAALVEGGKGCVGIAATCATAGIIVSIINLTGLGLKLSGQIVELGGGSLAVTILLAAFAMWILGTAIPVTASYIIAAVILVPGLVSLDVPAPAAHMFMFYYAVLADVSPPTALAPFAASAICGGSPFRTMMQAWKYTLPAFVVPVMFCLSPDGMGLLLSGSVTQIVMITLTSALALAGFSIGAAGWISGPAHVMERLGAVAGGIALMVPDTRWQIAGAILVAAVASVHIWRYRRLAPA
- a CDS encoding NUDIX hydrolase; translated protein: MSLTPIPITALDLHLQSGSWSFAEAEKDRITEHWRKLADANPRIWNGDVLICAEAKIVDKTLAARFLKTDYASFIAWRDWGWPDKTVNNCFGSAIVQSADGALLYGRMAGHTLNRGKIYPPGGSLEMKDVGADGRVDVLGSLVRELDEETGLKAADAERGELLAVFDGPRLSVAQVFRFGSSAQALAETVRHYLRNGHDDELSDIEIISSSSQIDSTMPGYAVAIAQYLITRENEASALRK
- a CDS encoding TAXI family TRAP transporter solute-binding subunit, with amino-acid sequence MNRFSRRDLFALMGGAAMVPLLGSVEGRAATRYIVIGTGGTGGVFYPYGGGLAKLLSEKLPETQATAEVTGGSVDNVKLLAKGDAEIGFATVDSAFDGFKGQDAYQDVGPQKIATLAVLYPSVFHTVASKASGIKTVADIKGKRASVGSSGSSTESIADRVMAAAGLDPMKDVTRDNLGVAESVNALKDGKIDVFFWIGGVPTPAVKDLVSTNAADVTFINTGDHAGQLNEKYPGVYLSSTLKKGVYEGLAEDLPVLGVDNVLLVPEALDGGMVKEILAAIFDNLADVAEIHPVAKRLKLETAAPKTAVPYHPAAVEFYKSRGVTAG
- a CDS encoding PhzF family phenazine biosynthesis protein — translated: MDLKFNTLDVFTNRRFGGNPLAVVHDADHLTTEQMQTITREFNLSETIFVMKPRDPGNTARVRIFFPGGEMPFAGHPTLGCAILLAEMKNKPGCSFETEIRLEEEAGLVPVKVTRIGDVPHGMFKAPVVPIKVGDGPDKKIIAAALGLAPEEIGFESHAPILLKGGPTFFFVPVPTRDAVVRARPCEPAWSALMKACNAPEAFVDAAYVYTRGGDGKDASFRSRMFAPGGGIPEDPATGSATALLARQILIADKLKDGTHRFVIEQGYEMKRPSDLVLEADVKAGDLTQVRVGGQAVRVSAGVITL